The following are encoded together in the Montipora foliosa isolate CH-2021 chromosome 12, ASM3666993v2, whole genome shotgun sequence genome:
- the LOC137978696 gene encoding kinesin-like protein KIF16B isoform X2, translating to MASLKVAVRARPLNNREIELGSKCIIQMEGQKTSIFNTKLYGDAVMEGDKGRDLKKEFFFDYSYWSVNAKDRHFITQEQVFSDLGQGVLDAAFEGYNACLFAYGQTSAGKTYTMMGTNEEVGLIPRICKGLFRYIEENTSLSSTFRTEVSYLEIYNEHVRDLLRPQKLKRLPQQNLKVREHPKEGPYVEGLTKQHVSDFDSVEVLMEQGNRLRATAFTKMNNTSSRSHAIFTIKFTQAKFVQDMPSETISKIHLVDLAGSERATSSGAVGDRLKEGANINKSLVTLGIVISTLAENSINASSPGRKSSYRKKLFVPYRDSVLTFLLKDSLGGNSKTVMVAAISPAECNYGETLSTLRYAHRAKSIINTPTINEDPNVQLIRELRSEIDRLKTIIRNTGTGDEKTSLTDSAKATKKLHENQARVEQLTKDWTEKWKEAQSIMQESELQLRRYGSCAVLVDLELPHLVRLEEDPLRTEIMLYRIMPGKTRIGLEDAPTQQDIVLEGDEVEKEHCVLDFAKGKGVKLEPISALCWVNGVAITQSTSLNQGDVIVLGKSDVFKFNYPTEAAKLREKRRSGLLVTESTESLSNFHMSPVRGSHGDLSMRSDVSSPMTFDSGVEVDSPTGNESLEEIKLQVTDLMARHKESEVRRLEIERALQSEIDSKQKEIDDQKEHIRSLREQHEDRSQRARHELEQVRANVDKKHEEAKAEIERHVKELFEMKYGDDCGELEEASDEEITKEKEEVAGILEEEWQKVAQYEMKVADIELLRRKALVDLEIERTRQGELHAFERNRDLKEIEDEQVKLLETQENLNIAKAKVEKSWIRDKVILENALEKDLVELDEVDKKIQLLEEKHEQLMTFLSTTEDCAGVENEESTDFNETAQRRRLSDVDAKLLKAVAVDLQETKRASLNLDLMNTSSDSGGFDDLIAQQLQSLLTLKTEKEKKIEKTRSTLAGEMTTLEYYGRQVLENEAKITELEEKYKLVRQKHAEKIRICLANLKNKEEDDMAVIDQERERYKELLWKEYCVIENLLVETFDTDVALEGDEVDDSGGIVEKRQEVLDIVDKRLRNIGSESDDLFLEYVAQRAHFEKEEDRVHEQQKRISEQMLDGVKEKEIAIQRLSGQREKFHIERVRERRLLSARINRLSRVRSSSDLQNEETLEFFKEEVRKLRDAFEKVDESENRLQFERRERENLHLQLEEARAKLRTSEEDRADCLDKLQDLEKQKTQKEKEIMEMQRKMEEEKQCYLQNLKTEDYEVVEKPLVNKLHVKFRVIGNHAAAEVLKEALLASSLPEMFKTAPLSLPRQPSEDPSHGGWSYYSIQKDVTIARKREESHAGIMHCFMGRGVIKAPPRTVWEAVKNPLSRYIYDNMLKKISIIEHVEEGLKVVYMFHETNQCFMTHSRDFCYISKERMEGKKYVIASQSIEHPKCPPSPSVIRGQIMSSGWIVEPVRVDGQNASLVWYITKVHLGASSLPWRLIDVLSRNQPLSIAHLRSYLTPT from the exons GTTTTTTCAGACCTTGGACAAGGTGTGCTTGATGCAGCATTTGAAGGCTACAATGCCTGCTTATTTGCTTACGGTCAAACAAGTGCTGGAAAGACGTACACGATGATGGGGACAAAT GAGGAAGTTGGACTTATTCCAAGAATATGCAAG GGACTTTTCCGGTACATTGAGGAAAACACTTCTTTAAGTTCTACATTTAGAACTGAAGTCag TTACCTGGAAATCTACAATGAACATGTGCGTGATCTTCTGAGGCCACAGAAGCTGAAAAGGCTTCCTCAACAAAACCTGAAAGTCCGTGAACATCCTAAGGAGGGGCCATATGTTGAAG GTTTAACAAAGCAACATGTGTCTGATTTTGATTCTGTTGAAGTTCTTATGGAGCAAGGAAACAGGCTTAG AGCAACCGCTTTCACAAAGATGAACAACACAAGCAGTCGTTCACATGCAATTTTCACCATAAAGTTCACTCAG GCCAAATTCGTGCAGGATATGCCAAGTGAAACAATCAGCAAGATTCACTTGGTCGATTTGGCTGGCAG TGAGCGTGCAACGTCAAGTGGTGCTGTTGGCGACAGGCTTAAGGAAGGAGCTAACATTAACAAATCTCTTGTGACTTTAGGGATTGTCATCTCTACTCTTG CCGAGAATTCCATTAATGCCTCCTCGCCAGGAAGGAAAAGTTCCTACAGGAAGAAGCTTTTTGTACCGTATCGCGATTCTGTGCTTACATTTCTTCTAAAGGACAGCTTGGGAGGAAATTCCAAGACTGTCATGGTTGCGG CCATTTCTCCCGCCGAATGTAACTACGGAGAAACACTAAGTACATTGCGGTACGCACATCGAGCGAAGAGCATCATAAACACACCTACAATTAATGAG GATCCGAATGTTCAGTTAATCCGGGAACTGAGATCTGAAATCGATCGACTCAAAACGATCATTCGGAACACGGGAACCGGTGATGAG AAAACCTCTCTCACTGATTCCGCCAAAGCTACCAAAAAGCTTCACGAAAACCAGGCGCGGGTTGAGCAGCTGACAAAGGACTGGACCGAGAAATGGAAGGAGGCGCAATCAATCATGCAG GAGAGCGAGTTGCAGCTTCGTCGATACGGTTCTTGTGCTGTGCTTGTGGATCTTGAGCTTCCCCATTTGGTTCGGTTGGAAGAGGACCCACTGAGAACAGAGATAATGCTTTATCGTATTATG CCTGGAAAAACGAGAATTGGACTGGAAGACGCACCCACTCAGCAAGATATTG TCCTTGAAGGTGACGAGGTCGAGAAAGAGCATTGTGTGTTGGACTTTGCAAAAGGAAAAGGAGTTAAACTGGAACCGATATCTGCTCTGTGCTGGGTGAATGGCGTGGCGATCACACAATCTACAAGTCTGAATCAAG GCGATGTTATCGTTCTTGGAAAGAGTGATGTATTCAAGTTTAATTATCCAACTGAGGCGGCCAAACTGAGAGAGAAACGGCGCTCAGGACTCCTCGTAACA GAATCCACCGAGTCATTGTCAAATTTCCATATGTCCCCGGTCCGTGGTAGTCATGGAGACCTAAGTATGCGCTCTGATGTATCTTCACCGATGACGTTTGACTCAGG AGTTGAAGTGGACTCTCCAACTGGAAACGAGTCCTTAGAAGAAATAAA GCTTCAAGTGACAGACTTGATGGCTCGACACAAAGAATCCGAGGTGCGACGACTGGAGATAGAAAGGGCTCTACAATCTGAAATAGACAGCAAACAGAAAGAAATAGACGATCAAAAAGAACACATCCGATCTCTGCGCGAGCAACACGAAGATAGGTCGCAACGTGCGAGACATGAACTGGAGCAGGTGCGCGCCAATGTAGACAAGAAACACGAGGAAGCTAAAGCTGAAATTGAGAGACATGTAAAGGAATTATTCGAAATGAAGTATGGAGACGACTGCGGCGAGCTCGAGGAGGCATCGGATGAAGAAATAACGAAGGAGAAAGAGGAAGTCGCTGGAATTTTGGAAGAAGAATGGCAGAAGGTTGCACAGTACGAGATGAAAGTCGCAGATATCGAGCTTCTGAGGCGTAAAGCATTAGTTGATTTGGAGATAGAACGCACGAGACAAGGGGAACTTCATGCTTTTGAACGCAATAGGGATTTGAAAGAAATTGAAGACGAACAAGTCAAGTTGTTAGAAACCCAGGAAAATCTCAATATTGCGAAAGCTAAGGTCGAGAAAAGCTGGATTCGAGATAAGGTAATATTAGAAAATGCGCTTGAAAAGGATTTGGTGGAATTGGATGAAGTGGACAAGAAAATTCAACTACTGGAAGAAAAACACGAACAGTTAATGACGTTTCTAAGCACAACTGAGGATTGTGCTGGTGTGGAAAATGAGGAAAGCACAGATTTCAATGAAACTGCTCAACGACGTCGCCTTTCAGACGTTGACGCCAAATTGTTAAAAGCTGTCGCGGTTGATTTGCAGGAAACGAAACGTGCTAGCTTAAATTTAGACTTAATGAACACTTCGTCAGATTCTGGCGGATTTGACGATTTGATAGCACAGCAGTTACAGAGTTTGCTGACGcttaaaactgaaaaagaaaaaaaaatcgagaaaaCCCGTAGCACGTTAGCAGGAGAAATGACCACTTTGGAATATTATGGGCGGCAAGTCTTGGAAAACGAGGCTAAAATTACAGAACTTGAAGAAAAGTATAAATTGGTTCGGCAAAAACACGCTGAAAAGATTCGGATTTGTTTGGCGAACTTAAAAAATAAGGAAGAAGACGACATGGCGGTGATTGATCAAGAACGGGAGAGATACAAGGAACTACTTTGGAAAGAATACTGCGTGATAGAAAACTTGCTAGTTGAGACTTTCGATACAGACGTAGCTTTAGAAGGCGACGAGGTAGATGATTCAGGTGGTATTGTTGAAAAGAGACAAGAAGTTCTTGACATAGTTGATAAAAGGTTGAGAAATATTGGCTCTGAAAGTGATGATTTATTTCTGGAATATGTGGCCCAACGGGCgcattttgaaaaagaagaagataGAGTTCATGAGCAGCAGAAGCGCATTTCCGAGCAAATGTTAGATGGCGTCAAAGAGAAGGAGATCGCAATTCAGAGACTCTCTGGACAGAGAGAGAAGTTTCATATTGAACGAGTGAGGGAGCGAAGATTACTCAGCGCACGAATAAATAGGCTTTCGCGCGTGAGGTCATCTAGTGATCTTCAAAATGAGGAAACGTTGGAGTTTTTCAAAGAAGAAGTAAGGAAACTACGAGACGCTTTTGAGAAAGTGGACGAAAGTGAGAACAG GCTCCAGTTTGAGCGTCGGGAACGAGAGAACCTCCACTTGCAATTAGAAGAAGCGCGAGCAAAGTTGAGAACGAGCGAAGAGGACAGAGCGGACTGTCTGGATAAGCTGCAGGATTTggagaaacaaaaaacacaaaaagaaaaagaaatcatggAAATGCAAAGGAAGATGGAAGAAGAAAAGCAATGTTATCTTCAAAACCTCAA aACTGAAGATTACGAAGTTGTTGAGAAACCTCTCG tcaATAAACTACACGTCAAATTTCGTGTCATTGGTAACCATGCCGCTGCTGAGGTTCTCAAAGAG GCGTTACTAGCGTCCAGTCTCCCTGAGATGTTCAAGACGGCACCATTGTCCTTACCGCGTCAGCCATCTGAAGATCCATCTCATGGTGGATGGTC ATACTATAGCATTCAGAAGGATGTGACGATTGccagaaaacgagaagaaagccATGCAGGAATCATGCATTg ttttatgGGTCGTGGAGTCATCAAGGCACCACCGAGGACCGTTTGGGAGGCAGTCAAGAATCCGTTGTCCAGATACATTTATGACAACATGCTCAAG AAAATAAGCATCATAGAGCACGTTGAAGAAGGGCTCAAAGTCG TATACATGTTTCATGAGACAAACCAGTGCTTCATGACTCACTCGCGTGACTTCTGTTACATTTCTAAAGAACGCATGGAG GGTAAAAAGTACGTAATTGCATCACAATCGATTGAACATCCCAAGTGTCCACCTTCGCCTTCTGTCATTCGTGGACAG ATTATGTCAAGTGGATGGATCGTGGAACCTGTTCGTGTCGATGGCCAGAACGCCTCCCTGGTTTGGTACATCACTAAG GTTCACCTTGGGGCTTCTTCTCTTCCGTGGCGTTTAATCGACGTGTTATCGAGAAATCAGCCTCTCAGTATCGCTCATCTTAGGAGCTACCTGACGCCCACATGA
- the LOC137978696 gene encoding kinesin-like protein KIF16B isoform X1 — MASLKVAVRARPLNNREIELGSKCIIQMEGQKTSIFNTKLYGDAVMEGDKGRDLKKEFFFDYSYWSVNAKDRHFITQEQVFSDLGQGVLDAAFEGYNACLFAYGQTSAGKTYTMMGTNEEVGLIPRICKGLFRYIEENTSLSSTFRTEVSYLEIYNEHVRDLLRPQKLKRLPQQNLKVREHPKEGPYVEGLTKQHVSDFDSVEVLMEQGNRLRATAFTKMNNTSSRSHAIFTIKFTQAKFVQDMPSETISKIHLVDLAGSERATSSGAVGDRLKEGANINKSLVTLGIVISTLAENSINASSPGRKSSYRKKLFVPYRDSVLTFLLKDSLGGNSKTVMVAAISPAECNYGETLSTLRYAHRAKSIINTPTINEDPNVQLIRELRSEIDRLKTIIRNTGTGDEKTSLTDSAKATKKLHENQARVEQLTKDWTEKWKEAQSIMQESELQLRRYGSCAVLVDLELPHLVRLEEDPLRTEIMLYRIMPGKTRIGLEDAPTQQDIVLEGDEVEKEHCVLDFAKGKGVKLEPISALCWVNGVAITQSTSLNQGDVIVLGKSDVFKFNYPTEAAKLREKRRSGLLVTESTESLSNFHMSPVRGSHGDLSMRSDVSSPMTFDSGVEVDSPTGNESLEEIKLQVTDLMARHKESEVRRLEIERALQSEIDSKQKEIDDQKEHIRSLREQHEDRSQRARHELEQVRANVDKKHEEAKAEIERHVKELFEMKYGDDCGELEEASDEEITKEKEEVAGILEEEWQKVAQYEMKVADIELLRRKALVDLEIERTRQGELHAFERNRDLKEIEDEQVKLLETQENLNIAKAKVEKSWIRDKVILENALEKDLVELDEVDKKIQLLEEKHEQLMTFLSTTEDCAGVENEESTDFNETAQRRRLSDVDAKLLKAVAVDLQETKRASLNLDLMNTSSDSGGFDDLIAQQLQSLLTLKTEKEKKIEKTRSTLAGEMTTLEYYGRQVLENEAKITELEEKYKLVRQKHAEKIRICLANLKNKEEDDMAVIDQERERYKELLWKEYCVIENLLVETFDTDVALEGDEVDDSGGIVEKRQEVLDIVDKRLRNIGSESDDLFLEYVAQRAHFEKEEDRVHEQQKRISEQMLDGVKEKEIAIQRLSGQREKFHIERVRERRLLSARINRLSRVRSSSDLQNEETLEFFKEEVRKLRDAFEKVDESENRLQFERRERENLHLQLEEARAKLRTSEEDRADCLDKLQDLEKQKTQKEKEIMEMQRKMEEEKQCYLQNLKTEDYEVVEKPLVNKLHVKFRVIGNHAAAEVLKEASHVAALLASSLPEMFKTAPLSLPRQPSEDPSHGGWSYYSIQKDVTIARKREESHAGIMHCFMGRGVIKAPPRTVWEAVKNPLSRYIYDNMLKKISIIEHVEEGLKVVYMFHETNQCFMTHSRDFCYISKERMEGKKYVIASQSIEHPKCPPSPSVIRGQIMSSGWIVEPVRVDGQNASLVWYITKVHLGASSLPWRLIDVLSRNQPLSIAHLRSYLTPT; from the exons GTTTTTTCAGACCTTGGACAAGGTGTGCTTGATGCAGCATTTGAAGGCTACAATGCCTGCTTATTTGCTTACGGTCAAACAAGTGCTGGAAAGACGTACACGATGATGGGGACAAAT GAGGAAGTTGGACTTATTCCAAGAATATGCAAG GGACTTTTCCGGTACATTGAGGAAAACACTTCTTTAAGTTCTACATTTAGAACTGAAGTCag TTACCTGGAAATCTACAATGAACATGTGCGTGATCTTCTGAGGCCACAGAAGCTGAAAAGGCTTCCTCAACAAAACCTGAAAGTCCGTGAACATCCTAAGGAGGGGCCATATGTTGAAG GTTTAACAAAGCAACATGTGTCTGATTTTGATTCTGTTGAAGTTCTTATGGAGCAAGGAAACAGGCTTAG AGCAACCGCTTTCACAAAGATGAACAACACAAGCAGTCGTTCACATGCAATTTTCACCATAAAGTTCACTCAG GCCAAATTCGTGCAGGATATGCCAAGTGAAACAATCAGCAAGATTCACTTGGTCGATTTGGCTGGCAG TGAGCGTGCAACGTCAAGTGGTGCTGTTGGCGACAGGCTTAAGGAAGGAGCTAACATTAACAAATCTCTTGTGACTTTAGGGATTGTCATCTCTACTCTTG CCGAGAATTCCATTAATGCCTCCTCGCCAGGAAGGAAAAGTTCCTACAGGAAGAAGCTTTTTGTACCGTATCGCGATTCTGTGCTTACATTTCTTCTAAAGGACAGCTTGGGAGGAAATTCCAAGACTGTCATGGTTGCGG CCATTTCTCCCGCCGAATGTAACTACGGAGAAACACTAAGTACATTGCGGTACGCACATCGAGCGAAGAGCATCATAAACACACCTACAATTAATGAG GATCCGAATGTTCAGTTAATCCGGGAACTGAGATCTGAAATCGATCGACTCAAAACGATCATTCGGAACACGGGAACCGGTGATGAG AAAACCTCTCTCACTGATTCCGCCAAAGCTACCAAAAAGCTTCACGAAAACCAGGCGCGGGTTGAGCAGCTGACAAAGGACTGGACCGAGAAATGGAAGGAGGCGCAATCAATCATGCAG GAGAGCGAGTTGCAGCTTCGTCGATACGGTTCTTGTGCTGTGCTTGTGGATCTTGAGCTTCCCCATTTGGTTCGGTTGGAAGAGGACCCACTGAGAACAGAGATAATGCTTTATCGTATTATG CCTGGAAAAACGAGAATTGGACTGGAAGACGCACCCACTCAGCAAGATATTG TCCTTGAAGGTGACGAGGTCGAGAAAGAGCATTGTGTGTTGGACTTTGCAAAAGGAAAAGGAGTTAAACTGGAACCGATATCTGCTCTGTGCTGGGTGAATGGCGTGGCGATCACACAATCTACAAGTCTGAATCAAG GCGATGTTATCGTTCTTGGAAAGAGTGATGTATTCAAGTTTAATTATCCAACTGAGGCGGCCAAACTGAGAGAGAAACGGCGCTCAGGACTCCTCGTAACA GAATCCACCGAGTCATTGTCAAATTTCCATATGTCCCCGGTCCGTGGTAGTCATGGAGACCTAAGTATGCGCTCTGATGTATCTTCACCGATGACGTTTGACTCAGG AGTTGAAGTGGACTCTCCAACTGGAAACGAGTCCTTAGAAGAAATAAA GCTTCAAGTGACAGACTTGATGGCTCGACACAAAGAATCCGAGGTGCGACGACTGGAGATAGAAAGGGCTCTACAATCTGAAATAGACAGCAAACAGAAAGAAATAGACGATCAAAAAGAACACATCCGATCTCTGCGCGAGCAACACGAAGATAGGTCGCAACGTGCGAGACATGAACTGGAGCAGGTGCGCGCCAATGTAGACAAGAAACACGAGGAAGCTAAAGCTGAAATTGAGAGACATGTAAAGGAATTATTCGAAATGAAGTATGGAGACGACTGCGGCGAGCTCGAGGAGGCATCGGATGAAGAAATAACGAAGGAGAAAGAGGAAGTCGCTGGAATTTTGGAAGAAGAATGGCAGAAGGTTGCACAGTACGAGATGAAAGTCGCAGATATCGAGCTTCTGAGGCGTAAAGCATTAGTTGATTTGGAGATAGAACGCACGAGACAAGGGGAACTTCATGCTTTTGAACGCAATAGGGATTTGAAAGAAATTGAAGACGAACAAGTCAAGTTGTTAGAAACCCAGGAAAATCTCAATATTGCGAAAGCTAAGGTCGAGAAAAGCTGGATTCGAGATAAGGTAATATTAGAAAATGCGCTTGAAAAGGATTTGGTGGAATTGGATGAAGTGGACAAGAAAATTCAACTACTGGAAGAAAAACACGAACAGTTAATGACGTTTCTAAGCACAACTGAGGATTGTGCTGGTGTGGAAAATGAGGAAAGCACAGATTTCAATGAAACTGCTCAACGACGTCGCCTTTCAGACGTTGACGCCAAATTGTTAAAAGCTGTCGCGGTTGATTTGCAGGAAACGAAACGTGCTAGCTTAAATTTAGACTTAATGAACACTTCGTCAGATTCTGGCGGATTTGACGATTTGATAGCACAGCAGTTACAGAGTTTGCTGACGcttaaaactgaaaaagaaaaaaaaatcgagaaaaCCCGTAGCACGTTAGCAGGAGAAATGACCACTTTGGAATATTATGGGCGGCAAGTCTTGGAAAACGAGGCTAAAATTACAGAACTTGAAGAAAAGTATAAATTGGTTCGGCAAAAACACGCTGAAAAGATTCGGATTTGTTTGGCGAACTTAAAAAATAAGGAAGAAGACGACATGGCGGTGATTGATCAAGAACGGGAGAGATACAAGGAACTACTTTGGAAAGAATACTGCGTGATAGAAAACTTGCTAGTTGAGACTTTCGATACAGACGTAGCTTTAGAAGGCGACGAGGTAGATGATTCAGGTGGTATTGTTGAAAAGAGACAAGAAGTTCTTGACATAGTTGATAAAAGGTTGAGAAATATTGGCTCTGAAAGTGATGATTTATTTCTGGAATATGTGGCCCAACGGGCgcattttgaaaaagaagaagataGAGTTCATGAGCAGCAGAAGCGCATTTCCGAGCAAATGTTAGATGGCGTCAAAGAGAAGGAGATCGCAATTCAGAGACTCTCTGGACAGAGAGAGAAGTTTCATATTGAACGAGTGAGGGAGCGAAGATTACTCAGCGCACGAATAAATAGGCTTTCGCGCGTGAGGTCATCTAGTGATCTTCAAAATGAGGAAACGTTGGAGTTTTTCAAAGAAGAAGTAAGGAAACTACGAGACGCTTTTGAGAAAGTGGACGAAAGTGAGAACAG GCTCCAGTTTGAGCGTCGGGAACGAGAGAACCTCCACTTGCAATTAGAAGAAGCGCGAGCAAAGTTGAGAACGAGCGAAGAGGACAGAGCGGACTGTCTGGATAAGCTGCAGGATTTggagaaacaaaaaacacaaaaagaaaaagaaatcatggAAATGCAAAGGAAGATGGAAGAAGAAAAGCAATGTTATCTTCAAAACCTCAA aACTGAAGATTACGAAGTTGTTGAGAAACCTCTCG tcaATAAACTACACGTCAAATTTCGTGTCATTGGTAACCATGCCGCTGCTGAGGTTCTCAAAGAGGCAAGTCACGTTGCT GCGTTACTAGCGTCCAGTCTCCCTGAGATGTTCAAGACGGCACCATTGTCCTTACCGCGTCAGCCATCTGAAGATCCATCTCATGGTGGATGGTC ATACTATAGCATTCAGAAGGATGTGACGATTGccagaaaacgagaagaaagccATGCAGGAATCATGCATTg ttttatgGGTCGTGGAGTCATCAAGGCACCACCGAGGACCGTTTGGGAGGCAGTCAAGAATCCGTTGTCCAGATACATTTATGACAACATGCTCAAG AAAATAAGCATCATAGAGCACGTTGAAGAAGGGCTCAAAGTCG TATACATGTTTCATGAGACAAACCAGTGCTTCATGACTCACTCGCGTGACTTCTGTTACATTTCTAAAGAACGCATGGAG GGTAAAAAGTACGTAATTGCATCACAATCGATTGAACATCCCAAGTGTCCACCTTCGCCTTCTGTCATTCGTGGACAG ATTATGTCAAGTGGATGGATCGTGGAACCTGTTCGTGTCGATGGCCAGAACGCCTCCCTGGTTTGGTACATCACTAAG GTTCACCTTGGGGCTTCTTCTCTTCCGTGGCGTTTAATCGACGTGTTATCGAGAAATCAGCCTCTCAGTATCGCTCATCTTAGGAGCTACCTGACGCCCACATGA